The following coding sequences are from one Rhineura floridana isolate rRhiFlo1 chromosome 2, rRhiFlo1.hap2, whole genome shotgun sequence window:
- the GSTZ1 gene encoding maleylacetoacetate isomerase isoform X2 encodes MEASKKPVLYTYFRSSCTWRVRTALALKGIAYDQVPINLLKDGWQLTPQFKERNPMQQVPVLIIDGMTLSQSLAIIEYLEETRPNPRILPQDPKKRAQVRMISDHIASGIQPLQNLTVLQEMGEKKQGWAQRCISHGFKALEQILQETAGRYCVGNEVTMADLCLVPQVYNAERFKVDLAPYPTINRINKALLEIEAFQTSHPSRQPDTPPELRA; translated from the exons ccCGTTCTTTATACTTATTTCAGAAGTTCCTGCACCTGGAGGGTGCGAACTG CGCTGGCTCTGAAGGGAATTGCCTATGATCAAGTACCTATAAATCTTCTGAAAGATGGATGGCAG CTGACACCTCAGTTCAAAGAACGGAATCCAATGCAGCAAGTTCCAGTCCTCATAATTGATGGTATGACCCTCTCACAGTCG CTGGCGATAATAGAGTATCTGGAGGAGACACGGCCAAACCCTAGGATCCTGCCACAGGATCCAAAAAAAAGAGCCCAAGTAAGGATGATCTCGGATCACATTGCTTCTGGAATTCAACCCTTGCAG AACTTGACTGTCCTGCAGGAAATGGGTGAGAAGAAGCAAGGCTGGGCACAGCGCTGTATTTCTCATGGCTTCAAAG CTTTGGAACAGATCCTACAAGAAACAGCTGGGCGCTACTGTGTTGGGAATGAG GTGACCATGGCTGACTTATGCTTGGTCCCCCAAGTTTACAATGCTGAGAG ATTTAAAGTGGATCTTGCACCATACCCCACAATAAACAGGATCAACAAAGCTCTTTTGGAAATAGAAGCATTCCAAACAAGCCATCCATCACGGCAGCCAGATACCCCTCCAGAACTAAGAGCCTAA
- the GSTZ1 gene encoding maleylacetoacetate isomerase isoform X1, whose product MCAAIVKPVLYTYFRSSCTWRVRTALALKGIAYDQVPINLLKDGWQLTPQFKERNPMQQVPVLIIDGMTLSQSLAIIEYLEETRPNPRILPQDPKKRAQVRMISDHIASGIQPLQNLTVLQEMGEKKQGWAQRCISHGFKALEQILQETAGRYCVGNEVTMADLCLVPQVYNAERFKVDLAPYPTINRINKALLEIEAFQTSHPSRQPDTPPELRA is encoded by the exons ccCGTTCTTTATACTTATTTCAGAAGTTCCTGCACCTGGAGGGTGCGAACTG CGCTGGCTCTGAAGGGAATTGCCTATGATCAAGTACCTATAAATCTTCTGAAAGATGGATGGCAG CTGACACCTCAGTTCAAAGAACGGAATCCAATGCAGCAAGTTCCAGTCCTCATAATTGATGGTATGACCCTCTCACAGTCG CTGGCGATAATAGAGTATCTGGAGGAGACACGGCCAAACCCTAGGATCCTGCCACAGGATCCAAAAAAAAGAGCCCAAGTAAGGATGATCTCGGATCACATTGCTTCTGGAATTCAACCCTTGCAG AACTTGACTGTCCTGCAGGAAATGGGTGAGAAGAAGCAAGGCTGGGCACAGCGCTGTATTTCTCATGGCTTCAAAG CTTTGGAACAGATCCTACAAGAAACAGCTGGGCGCTACTGTGTTGGGAATGAG GTGACCATGGCTGACTTATGCTTGGTCCCCCAAGTTTACAATGCTGAGAG ATTTAAAGTGGATCTTGCACCATACCCCACAATAAACAGGATCAACAAAGCTCTTTTGGAAATAGAAGCATTCCAAACAAGCCATCCATCACGGCAGCCAGATACCCCTCCAGAACTAAGAGCCTAA
- the GSTZ1 gene encoding maleylacetoacetate isomerase isoform X3: protein MQQVPVLIIDGMTLSQSLAIIEYLEETRPNPRILPQDPKKRAQVRMISDHIASGIQPLQNLTVLQEMGEKKQGWAQRCISHGFKALEQILQETAGRYCVGNEVTMADLCLVPQVYNAERFKVDLAPYPTINRINKALLEIEAFQTSHPSRQPDTPPELRA, encoded by the exons ATGCAGCAAGTTCCAGTCCTCATAATTGATGGTATGACCCTCTCACAGTCG CTGGCGATAATAGAGTATCTGGAGGAGACACGGCCAAACCCTAGGATCCTGCCACAGGATCCAAAAAAAAGAGCCCAAGTAAGGATGATCTCGGATCACATTGCTTCTGGAATTCAACCCTTGCAG AACTTGACTGTCCTGCAGGAAATGGGTGAGAAGAAGCAAGGCTGGGCACAGCGCTGTATTTCTCATGGCTTCAAAG CTTTGGAACAGATCCTACAAGAAACAGCTGGGCGCTACTGTGTTGGGAATGAG GTGACCATGGCTGACTTATGCTTGGTCCCCCAAGTTTACAATGCTGAGAG ATTTAAAGTGGATCTTGCACCATACCCCACAATAAACAGGATCAACAAAGCTCTTTTGGAAATAGAAGCATTCCAAACAAGCCATCCATCACGGCAGCCAGATACCCCTCCAGAACTAAGAGCCTAA